The following DNA comes from Glaciihabitans arcticus.
ACGAGCACCTGGTAGCTGCTCGTGCCCACCGAGGTCGGCACGCGCGTGAACAAACGATCCTGCACGGTCACGCCGTTCACGATGATCGTGTACTCCTTGGTGCGCGGTCCGTCGAAGGTCTCGATCGCCGAGAGCAGGAACGGCTTGCCGATCGGGGCGGCGATCGTGAACTCGAAGTGCGAGGGCGACTCGCTGCCCGAGTATCGACGCGTCTTTCCGCCCTCGCTACCGGCACCCGACCGTCCGGACGCGGTGAGCCCGTGCTCGGACTCAGAATCCAGGTTGCCGAGGTCGACGTGATCGATGAACTCGGTCGTCGGGATCGCGGTGGTCGCCGTGAAGGACACCCCGCGCTTCGCGAGCGTCGTGTCGGAGCGGGTGAAGACGGCATCGAGCTTCACCGTCTCCTCGCTCAGCGTGAGCGGCACGAATGCGTGCACGGTCGCCGTGGCGGAGGTGCCCGGTTCGATGGTCAGAACCGCGGAGGGCACGGGTGCGAGCCAGCCGGCGGGCGTGTCGAGCGTGACCCGACCGGTTGTGGGCAGGGTGCCGCTGTTGTGCACCGTCACCTCGACCGAGGTGCGCGAGTCGGGGGAGATCGCGGTGGGGCTGGCCGTGGCGGCCGTCACCTCGACTCCCGATCGCACGTCCAGTGCGGCGTTCACGATGGTCGTGAGGCGCACACCGTCGAGGTCGTAGGACACGGCGACCGGCAGGGTCGCACTACCCGGCAGCTGTGGAGCCGGAATGGTGACCGCGAATGCGGTGGTGCTGGATGCCCCTGCCGCAAGCCCTCCGAGACTGACAGCTCCGCCGGGCGCAGCCTGCCACGCGGCGGGCACGTCCAGCGTTGCGGTCACGGCGCCCAGGGTGGATGAACCCTCATTACGGAGCGCGAGGCCGATTGACGCGCTCGCGCCCGGCAGCAGCGCGCCGGTCGTGGCGGTGACCTCTGCGGAGAGCCCCGACAGGGTGACGGCGACTGCGGCGAACCCGCTCTCGAGCGCAGCGAGATTCTCGTCGAGGGTCGCGCGTGCGGCCCCCGTGATGCCGGAGTCCGCCAACCAGGCGACCTCGGATCGCACTTCGGCGATCGCGTGCAGCACGTTCGCGATGGCGGCGGGCCTGTCGGAGAACAGGTCCCCGGCCGCGTCGACCGCGTCCGACCGTACGTCCTCGAGTGTTGCGTCGAGGTGCTGCTTCTGTGCTGCGGTGATCGGGAGTGTCGACACGGTCGTGCGCAGGGCGTCGACCTCGTCGATCAGGTCACCGAGCGCAGCGCCGGCGGCGGAGACGGTGAACGCGTAGGAACCGGATCCGACCTCGACGACGACCTCGCCGTTGTCGGTCGACACGACGGTGACACCCTCGGCGTCGCCGAGGGACTTTCCGCCCTCGCTCACCGCCCAGTCGCTCGAGGCGGGGATGCGCACTGTGGCCGTCGTGTTCGTCGGAACCGCCACGTCGAGGGAGAGCGAACCCTTGACGATCTTCCAGTCGGAGCCGATCGTGCCGTACACCGAGTCGTAGGACGTATCGGCGAAAGTGATGCCGCCGCCGGGCTGCGGTGCGATGGTGAAGGACTCGTACCCCGCGTCACCCACCTGGATGCCACCGATGTGCTGGTACATCCAGTCGCCGACGGCACCGAACGCGTAGTGGTTGAACGAGTTCATCGCGGCGTCACCGAAGTTGCCGTTCGCGTCGATCGAATCCCAGCGCTCCCACATGGTGGTGGCGCCCATCTCGACCTCGTAACCCCAGGACGGGATCGTCTTGTTGCCCAGCAGGCGGTAGGCGACGTCCCAGTTGCCGGTTCCGCTGAGTGCGGGCATCAGCCACGGGGTGCCGACGAAGCCGGTCGACAGGTGGTAGTTGCGCGTCGCGAGTTTGGCGACAAGCTTGTCGCCGGTGGCCTTGCGCAGGGCGTTGGGAACCAGGTCCATGCCGAGCGCGAGGGCATAGGCGGTCTGGCTGTTGCCGGTGATGGTTCCGTCGGCGGCGACGAACTTGTCGACGAAGACGTCAGTCACCTGTTCGGCGAGAGCCGCGTATTCCGCGGCCTCGGCGCTCTTGCCGACCGCGGCGGCCATCTCGCTCATCAGCCGCGCGTCATAGGCGTAGTAAGCGGTGCCGATGACCTCGGCAGGCGTGGGATCGTTCAGGTCCAGCCAGTCGCCGTAGGGGCCGTCGGCGCGCACGCGGGTCGGGAAGTTGGTGTCGAGGTAGCCGAAGTACTTCTCCATCGACTCCCAGTTGTCAGTGATGATCCCGGTATCGCCATAGCGCGAGAAGGCCATCCACGGGATCGTGATGCCGCCATCCGACCAGGCCGAGCCGCCGTTGCAGCAGCCCATGTCGGGACCGCGGGGAGCGGACTCCGGGTACTCGCCGTCGGCGGTCTGGGTGTCGCGCATGTCCTTCATCCACTTCTTGATGAAGGCGAGCGAATCGAAGTTGAAGGTGGCCGTGCCGGCGAAGGCGTTGAGGTCACCGGAATAGCCGAGCCGTTCATCCCGGGCCGGTGTATCTGTCGGCACGGACACGAAATTGCCGCGCTGTCCCCAGACGATGTTGCTGTGCAACTGGTTCAGCATCGGGTCGGAGGTCTCGAAGGTGCTTGTGGGCGTGATGTCGGAGTGGAAGACCAGGGCCGTGACGTCGGTGATCGCGGGCGGTGTCGTCACCCCTGAGATCTCGATGTAGCGGAAGCCATGGCTCGTGAACCGCGGGCGCCAGGTCACGGTGCCGGTCTCGGCGAACGTGTACTCGTCGGTGGCTTTTGCCGAGCGCAGGTTGGCGACGTAGATCGAGCCGTCCTTGTTCAGTACCTCGGCGTGGCGGAGCGTGACCTTCTGGCCGGCGACTCCGGTCAGCGTCACCTCGGGAACGCCTGACAGGTTCTGCCCGATGTCGTAGATGAAGCGACCGGTGGGCACTTCCGACACGCTGAGCGCCGGGCGCTCCTCGGTGATGCGGATCGGCTCGTCGGTCTGCGCGTGCAGCATCGGGGTCGAGGTGCTTGTGGCCACTGCGACGGGCTGCCACGAGGCGGCGTCGAAGCCGGGTTCACTCCAGCCGTCCTGCTCGAGGCGGGCATCGTAGGTCTCGCCCATCAGCAGGTCGCCGCTGACGACCGGCCCGGCAGAAGTGCGCCAGCTCGAGTCGGAGGCAACCGTCTGGGTGCTGCCGTCGCTGTAGGTGACAACGAGCTGGGCGAGCAGCGAGTTCTGGTTGCCGTACTTGTCGGCGCCGTACCAGGCGACGTAGCCGGAGTACCAGCCGTCGGCGAGGAATGCGCCGACGGTGTTCGCGCCCTCCTGTATCTGGCTCGTCACGTCGTAGGTCTGGTACTGGAAGCGCTTGGTGAAGTCGGTCCAGCCCGGTGCGAGTTCCTGGTTGCCGACCTTCTCGCCGTTGAGCGCCAGTTCGTAGTTGCCGCGGGCCGAGGCGTAGATGCGTGCGCTCGTGACGGTCTTTCCCGGGGTGGTCGTGAAGTCCTTGCGCAGGATGGGCAGGCTGGTGGCCGGCGTGTAGAGCGCGTTGACCTGGTCCTTGACGACGAGGGTATTGCCGGTGATCGTGCCCGCACCGAACGGGTTGTGGCCCGAGGCGAAGTCGGACTGGTAGAGCACTCCGGCGGCGCTCGTCACTTTGAGGGAGTGGAATGTCACCATCTCTGCGGTGGAGACGTCGGTGCGCGGGCCGAAGTAGCCGCTGGCGAACTGGGTGTTGGTGATGGAGCTGACCATTGTGCCGTTGACCTTTGTGACGATCGTGGATCCGGAGAGCGCGAACTCGACGGTGCCGCGATTCTTGAGCACGTCGGCGGCGAGGCCCTTCGTAGTGAGGTCCACCTCGGGCAGGGTCGACCAGTTGCCGTTGACCTTGACATGCGGGCGCAGTCGTGGGTGCCCGGCAATCTCGTCGTTAAGCTGCCACATGTAGCCGTTGTTGGTGTTGGCCGCACGCAGGTACAGGCCGAAGGCGCTCGACGGCTTGAGAGTGAAGTCGGCGGTGACGGTGTAGTCGGTCCACGGCACGGGGTCGTTGCCTGCGATCCAGGATCCCTGCCATTCGGCGTTGGAGAGGAAGGCCGTCTCGAACCACGCGGCGTCGGACCACGCGGATATGTTGTCGCGGTTGTCAGTGACGCGCACCTGCCAGAAGTAGCGGGTGCTGCTCTCGAGAGCCGGCCCCTTGTATGCGACGTTGAGCTGGGTGTCGCTCGCGACGGTGCCGGAATCCCAGACCGGATTCGACTCGAGGTTTGCGACACTCGAGGCCGCGCGGATCTCGTAGGACTTCTGGGTGACCGCGCGACCCGTTGACTCGCTGCGCCAGCTCAGGCTCGGCGCCTGCCCGGTGATGCCGAGCGGGTTGACGAGATCGTTCGCGCGCAGTCCCGTGACGCTGATCGGTGGGGCCGCAGCGAGCGCCTGGCTCGGCACGAGGAGAGAGGATGCGACGAGCGCTGCAATGAGGAAGAAGAGGAGTGCGAGGCGCAGGGGAGCGGTCAGTGCTGCGAGCATGGAGCAGGGTTCCAATCGTCATTGATTGGGGCCGGCGGAGCGTCAGCGCGATGGGTGGAAGATTCGAATGGCCCAGATGAATCGATTCATCGTGCTGCACTACGGAGTATGGAGCATTCGTCACTCGACGCGCAAGCAATTGCGGGAATGTTTCGCGGCGACGTTTGTTATGTAGGATATCCATGCAAACGCATCGAATAGAAGAAGGACACCATGCAGTTCGGAATCTTCACGGTCGGAGACGTCACTACCGACCCGACCAACGGCTCGACTCCCACCGAGTACGAGCGCATCAAGAACATCCTCACCATCGCGCTCAAGGCGGAAGAGGTCGGCCTCGACGTCTTCGCGCTCGGTGAGCACCACAATCCGCCCTTTGTGCCCTCGAGCCCCACGACCATGCTCGGGTACATCGCCGCGAAGACCACGACCCTGCAGCTCTCGACCAGCACCACGCTCATCACCACGAACGACCCGGTGAAGATCGCGGAGGACTACGCGATGCTGCAGCACGTGGCCGATGGCCGCGTCGACCTGATGATGGGTCGCGGCAACACCGGCCCCGTCTACCCGTGGTTCGGTAAGGACATCCGCGAGGGAATCCCGCTCGCGATCGAGAACTACGCCCTCCTGCACCGCCTCTGGACCGAGGACTTCGTTGACTGGTCCGGCCAGTTCCGCACCCCGCTGCAGGGCTTCCAGTCCACGCCGCGCCCCCTCGATGGCGTGGCTCCGTTCGTGTGGCACGGTTCGATTAGAAGCCCCGAAATCGCCGAACAGGCCGCGTACTACGGCGACGGCTTCTTCGCGAACAACATCTTCTGGCCGAAGGAGCACTATATGCGCCTCGTCGGCTACTACCGCCAACGCTTCGAGCACTACGGTCACGGATCCGCCGACCAGGCGATCGTCGGCCTCGGCGGCCAGGCGTTTATGGCCACGAAGTCGCAGGATGCCGTCAAGCAGTTCCGCCCGTACTTCGACAACGCGCCCGTCTACGGCCACGGCCCCTCGATGGAGGACTTCAGCGAGCAGACCCCGCTCACGGTGGGCAGCCCGCAGCAGGTCATCGACAAGTACGCGGCGATGCGCGACCACTACGGCGACTACCAGCGCCAGCTGTTCCTCATGGATCACGCCGGCCTGCCGCTGAAGACCGTGCTCGAGCAGCTCGACATCCTGGGTGAGCAGGTGGTGCCGGTGCT
Coding sequences within:
- a CDS encoding LLM class flavin-dependent oxidoreductase; translation: MQFGIFTVGDVTTDPTNGSTPTEYERIKNILTIALKAEEVGLDVFALGEHHNPPFVPSSPTTMLGYIAAKTTTLQLSTSTTLITTNDPVKIAEDYAMLQHVADGRVDLMMGRGNTGPVYPWFGKDIREGIPLAIENYALLHRLWTEDFVDWSGQFRTPLQGFQSTPRPLDGVAPFVWHGSIRSPEIAEQAAYYGDGFFANNIFWPKEHYMRLVGYYRQRFEHYGHGSADQAIVGLGGQAFMATKSQDAVKQFRPYFDNAPVYGHGPSMEDFSEQTPLTVGSPQQVIDKYAAMRDHYGDYQRQLFLMDHAGLPLKTVLEQLDILGEQVVPVLRKELAVNRPAHVPEAPTHESLVAASMVKAADVKAKAVQL
- a CDS encoding family 78 glycoside hydrolase catalytic domain — its product is MLAALTAPLRLALLFFLIAALVASSLLVPSQALAAAPPISVTGLRANDLVNPLGITGQAPSLSWRSESTGRAVTQKSYEIRAASSVANLESNPVWDSGTVASDTQLNVAYKGPALESSTRYFWQVRVTDNRDNISAWSDAAWFETAFLSNAEWQGSWIAGNDPVPWTDYTVTADFTLKPSSAFGLYLRAANTNNGYMWQLNDEIAGHPRLRPHVKVNGNWSTLPEVDLTTKGLAADVLKNRGTVEFALSGSTIVTKVNGTMVSSITNTQFASGYFGPRTDVSTAEMVTFHSLKVTSAAGVLYQSDFASGHNPFGAGTITGNTLVVKDQVNALYTPATSLPILRKDFTTTPGKTVTSARIYASARGNYELALNGEKVGNQELAPGWTDFTKRFQYQTYDVTSQIQEGANTVGAFLADGWYSGYVAWYGADKYGNQNSLLAQLVVTYSDGSTQTVASDSSWRTSAGPVVSGDLLMGETYDARLEQDGWSEPGFDAASWQPVAVATSTSTPMLHAQTDEPIRITEERPALSVSEVPTGRFIYDIGQNLSGVPEVTLTGVAGQKVTLRHAEVLNKDGSIYVANLRSAKATDEYTFAETGTVTWRPRFTSHGFRYIEISGVTTPPAITDVTALVFHSDITPTSTFETSDPMLNQLHSNIVWGQRGNFVSVPTDTPARDERLGYSGDLNAFAGTATFNFDSLAFIKKWMKDMRDTQTADGEYPESAPRGPDMGCCNGGSAWSDGGITIPWMAFSRYGDTGIITDNWESMEKYFGYLDTNFPTRVRADGPYGDWLDLNDPTPAEVIGTAYYAYDARLMSEMAAAVGKSAEAAEYAALAEQVTDVFVDKFVAADGTITGNSQTAYALALGMDLVPNALRKATGDKLVAKLATRNYHLSTGFVGTPWLMPALSGTGNWDVAYRLLGNKTIPSWGYEVEMGATTMWERWDSIDANGNFGDAAMNSFNHYAFGAVGDWMYQHIGGIQVGDAGYESFTIAPQPGGGITFADTSYDSVYGTIGSDWKIVKGSLSLDVAVPTNTTATVRIPASSDWAVSEGGKSLGDAEGVTVVSTDNGEVVVEVGSGSYAFTVSAAGAALGDLIDEVDALRTTVSTLPITAAQKQHLDATLEDVRSDAVDAAGDLFSDRPAAIANVLHAIAEVRSEVAWLADSGITGAARATLDENLAALESGFAAVAVTLSGLSAEVTATTGALLPGASASIGLALRNEGSSTLGAVTATLDVPAAWQAAPGGAVSLGGLAAGASSTTAFAVTIPAPQLPGSATLPVAVSYDLDGVRLTTIVNAALDVRSGVEVTAATASPTAISPDSRTSVEVTVHNSGTLPTTGRVTLDTPAGWLAPVPSAVLTIEPGTSATATVHAFVPLTLSEETVKLDAVFTRSDTTLAKRGVSFTATTAIPTTEFIDHVDLGNLDSESEHGLTASGRSGAGSEGGKTRRYSGSESPSHFEFTIAAPIGKPFLLSAIETFDGPRTKEYTIIVNGVTVQDRLFTRVPTSVGTSSYQVLVDDPAAFSTTGTVRVRFLHNSSNYDPSIADVWTLAVPADTVKPTLDATVTAAGPEGTESWNRGATTVTLSAADNRPGAVFTEYSLDAGAWTTYSAPVVVSDEGNHTVAYRATDVAGNVTAASSAFGIDATAPVSTATIVTTPADVAAERARITINATDAASGVALTEYSVDGAAFVTLPSANRTITVTGGGGHVLRFRSTDAAGNVEETKQTPFAVATSTTRPWTNDVVVAPAISGTATVGKVLTATRGTWTLPALTTTYTWKRNGTVIAGAPNAATYTVQAADFGASISVLVFVKNGASSNGSAMSGSVDVVRGGVITATKAPAISGTVKVGRVLTASKGTWPQAVASTSYQWLRNGIPISKATKATYKVVAADRTRTLTVRVTVSPSYYAPSVAVSAGKKVPR